From the genome of Halomonas sp. MCCC 1A13316, one region includes:
- a CDS encoding LysR family transcriptional regulator, whose protein sequence is MSRVTLAQWQMLAAVVDHGGFARAAEAVHKSPSTLNHAVHKLEEQLGVRVLEPVGRQVRLTEAGEMMLRRARQLIESAEALEDVAGRLAEGLEAEVVLSVDQIFPTAALAAALSLFSAEYPYVRVQLHETVLNGGIEMLYDGRADLAVSGLAAQGFLGEPLVSVHFIAVAHRDHELHALDRELDLRDLQRHRQLVVRDSALRQSMDAGWLKAEQRWTVSHLETSIDMVRRCLGFAWLPETRIHNDLENGLMRPLRLSAGGIREVPMQMIFRDRDRAGPATHAMARALHEAVASTCPRHM, encoded by the coding sequence ATGTCCCGCGTCACCCTGGCCCAGTGGCAGATGCTCGCGGCGGTCGTCGATCACGGCGGCTTTGCTCGCGCCGCCGAGGCGGTTCACAAGAGCCCTTCCACCCTCAACCATGCCGTGCACAAGCTCGAGGAGCAGCTCGGCGTCAGAGTGCTGGAGCCGGTGGGGCGCCAGGTGCGCCTGACCGAGGCCGGCGAGATGATGCTGCGCCGGGCGCGCCAGTTGATCGAGAGCGCCGAGGCGCTGGAAGACGTTGCCGGCCGCCTCGCCGAGGGCCTCGAGGCCGAAGTGGTCCTGTCGGTCGACCAGATCTTTCCCACCGCTGCCTTGGCAGCAGCGTTGAGCCTTTTCTCCGCTGAATACCCTTACGTTCGCGTACAGCTCCATGAAACCGTGCTCAACGGTGGCATCGAGATGCTCTACGACGGCCGTGCGGATCTGGCCGTTTCGGGGCTGGCAGCGCAGGGCTTTCTCGGCGAGCCGCTGGTGTCGGTCCACTTCATTGCCGTGGCCCACCGCGACCATGAGCTGCACGCACTCGATCGCGAGCTCGACCTACGTGACCTGCAGCGCCATCGCCAACTGGTAGTACGCGACTCGGCGCTGCGTCAGTCGATGGATGCCGGCTGGCTCAAGGCGGAGCAGCGCTGGACGGTCAGCCATCTCGAAACCTCCATCGACATGGTCCGACGCTGCCTGGGGTTTGCCTGGCTACCCGAAACGCGCATACACAACGACTTGGAAAATGGCTTGATGCGCCCGCTACGGCTCTCGGCCGGCGGTATCCGGGAGGTACCCATGCAGATGATCTTTCGCGACCGCGACCGCGCGGGCCCCGCGACTCACGCCATGGCCCGCGCATTACACGAAGCAGTAGCGAGTACCTGCCCGAGGCATATGTGA
- a CDS encoding L,D-transpeptidase family protein → MRAITWMGMLMLLLGLAPLAWAEQGEAARAWEDEPGVVGELARQAASDGARIQDFYARRDYRPAWQDADTVAAFTSALHTLESDGLHPQDYRPDELRNRHRAVYDYGSDVEAQAQYDLFATRQLLTALDHLQRGKVDPEALDTGWEVPVSPPDFSLAAVSGAVDQQRFEALIGEVRPDFVPYQRLRSGLARYRNIEKLGGWPRLPEREQALRPGDVDEDVPLLRERLAVIGELELLIADNDIFPGGEFEAPDPRRYDASLEAAVKRFQRQHLLDPDGIVGRQTLAALNVPVERRIDQIRLNMERARWLLHGLPASFVLVDIAGYRLSYYRPDGQIWRSRIVVGRPYRRTPSLRSEITHLTVNPTWTIPPTIKREDVLPKVRQDLGYLWRERIQVLSPSGAPLDPWEIDWGSPGNIVLRQAPGPQNALGQLVIRFPNEHMVYLHDTPAQNLFSREQRAFSSGCIRVQNIRELGQLLLDDTDSGHDVERRVENDETQNVRLAHRMPIIIHYWTVNPGDDGELSFRPDIYERDDALLRALDRPLTL, encoded by the coding sequence ATGCGGGCTATTACATGGATGGGAATGTTGATGCTGTTGCTTGGCCTTGCGCCCCTGGCCTGGGCGGAGCAAGGGGAAGCCGCAAGAGCATGGGAAGATGAGCCGGGCGTGGTAGGAGAGCTGGCCCGGCAGGCTGCTTCGGACGGGGCGCGGATACAGGATTTCTATGCCCGGCGTGACTATCGTCCGGCATGGCAGGATGCCGACACGGTGGCTGCATTCACTTCGGCGCTGCATACCCTCGAAAGCGATGGGCTCCACCCTCAGGATTATCGCCCCGATGAGTTGAGGAATCGGCATCGAGCGGTTTATGACTACGGCTCCGATGTCGAGGCGCAGGCGCAATACGACCTGTTTGCCACGCGGCAGTTGCTGACGGCACTCGACCATCTGCAGCGCGGCAAGGTCGATCCCGAAGCGCTCGATACCGGCTGGGAGGTGCCGGTGTCGCCCCCCGATTTCTCCCTGGCGGCAGTGTCCGGTGCCGTGGACCAGCAGAGATTCGAAGCGCTGATTGGCGAAGTGCGGCCGGATTTCGTTCCCTACCAGCGGTTGCGCTCGGGGCTGGCGCGCTATCGCAACATCGAGAAGCTGGGCGGTTGGCCGCGCCTGCCGGAACGGGAGCAGGCGCTGCGCCCAGGTGACGTCGACGAGGATGTTCCGCTGCTGCGTGAGCGTCTGGCGGTCATCGGTGAGCTCGAGTTATTGATCGCCGATAACGACATCTTCCCCGGTGGCGAGTTCGAGGCGCCTGATCCGCGCCGCTACGATGCCAGCCTCGAGGCGGCGGTAAAGCGCTTCCAACGCCAACACCTGCTGGACCCGGATGGGATCGTCGGTCGCCAGACCCTGGCGGCACTCAACGTTCCGGTGGAGCGCCGCATCGACCAGATTCGCCTCAACATGGAGCGTGCCCGTTGGCTGTTGCACGGCTTGCCGGCATCCTTCGTGCTGGTCGACATTGCCGGCTACCGGCTCAGTTACTATCGCCCGGACGGCCAGATCTGGCGTTCGCGCATCGTGGTGGGCCGACCCTATCGGCGCACGCCTTCGCTGCGTTCGGAAATCACCCACTTGACAGTGAACCCCACCTGGACGATACCGCCCACCATCAAGCGGGAGGACGTGTTACCCAAGGTGCGGCAGGATCTCGGTTATCTGTGGCGCGAGCGGATCCAGGTGCTGAGCCCGTCGGGCGCGCCCCTCGACCCCTGGGAGATCGACTGGGGCAGCCCCGGCAACATCGTCCTGCGTCAGGCTCCGGGCCCGCAGAATGCCCTGGGGCAACTCGTCATCCGCTTTCCCAACGAGCACATGGTCTATCTCCACGACACACCGGCCCAGAATCTTTTCTCTCGCGAACAGCGTGCCTTCAGCTCCGGCTGCATTCGTGTACAGAACATTCGCGAGCTGGGCCAACTGCTGCTAGACGATACCGACAGTGGTCACGACGTGGAGCGGAGGGTTGAGAACGACGAGACACAGAACGTACGCCTGGCCCATCGCATGCCGATCATCATCCATTACTGGACGGTCAACCCCGGCGATGACGGCGAACTCTCGTTCCGCCCCGATATCTACGAGCGCGACGATGCCCTGCTGCGCGCGCTGGATCGCCCGCTGACACTGTGA
- a CDS encoding sugar phosphate isomerase/epimerase family protein, protein MKTIKGPALFLAQYAGDEPPFDSLEAIAQWASKLGFEGVQIPSWDKRLFDLERAAESQPYCQEIQAMLAVHGLVITELSAHLQGQLVAVHPVYDSLFDGFAPAELHGNPEARQAWAVNQLELAARASANLGLSALATFSGALLWPFLYPFPQRPAGLVEEGFAELARRWKPILDVCDSEGVDLCFEIHPGEDLHDGITFERFLAAVDEHPRCCILYDPSHMVLQQLDYLAFLDRYHPRIRMFHVKDAEFHPSAQQGVYGGYSSWVERAGRFRSLGDGQVDFKGIFSRLAQYDFPGWAVIEWECALKHPEQGAIEGAHFVAEHIIRVTDRAFDDFADAGTDRQANRALLGLD, encoded by the coding sequence ATGAAGACCATCAAGGGGCCGGCCCTGTTCCTGGCCCAGTACGCCGGCGACGAGCCCCCCTTCGATAGCCTGGAAGCCATCGCCCAATGGGCTTCGAAGCTGGGCTTCGAAGGCGTGCAGATCCCCTCATGGGACAAGCGCCTGTTCGACCTTGAGCGCGCCGCCGAGAGCCAGCCGTACTGCCAGGAAATCCAGGCCATGCTGGCCGTGCACGGCCTGGTCATCACCGAACTCTCCGCCCACCTGCAGGGGCAACTGGTGGCGGTACATCCGGTCTATGACAGCCTGTTCGACGGCTTCGCACCGGCCGAGCTTCACGGAAACCCCGAGGCGCGCCAGGCCTGGGCCGTGAATCAGCTCGAGCTCGCCGCACGGGCCAGCGCCAACCTGGGGCTGAGTGCGCTGGCTACCTTCTCCGGTGCGCTGCTGTGGCCCTTTCTCTATCCCTTTCCGCAGCGACCCGCAGGTCTGGTGGAGGAAGGTTTCGCCGAACTGGCCAGGCGCTGGAAGCCGATTCTCGACGTCTGCGACAGCGAGGGCGTCGACCTTTGCTTCGAGATCCACCCCGGCGAGGACCTACACGACGGCATTACCTTCGAGCGCTTCCTCGCCGCCGTCGACGAGCATCCGCGCTGCTGCATCCTCTACGATCCGTCGCACATGGTTCTGCAACAACTCGACTACCTGGCCTTCCTCGACCGCTACCACCCGCGCATCCGCATGTTCCACGTCAAGGATGCCGAGTTCCATCCCTCCGCCCAGCAGGGCGTCTACGGCGGTTACAGCTCCTGGGTGGAACGCGCCGGGCGCTTCCGCTCGCTGGGCGACGGCCAGGTCGATTTCAAGGGCATCTTTTCGCGCCTGGCGCAGTACGACTTCCCGGGCTGGGCGGTGATCGAATGGGAGTGCGCCCTCAAGCATCCCGAGCAGGGTGCCATCGAGGGCGCCCACTTCGTGGCCGAACACATCATCCGCGTGACCGACCGCGCCTTCGACGACTTCGCCGACGCCGGCACCGACCGCCAAGCCAATCGCGCCCTGCTGGGGCTCGACTGA
- a CDS encoding YaiI/YqxD family protein translates to MPTLWVDADACPKVAREIIVRAAERTTTPTWFVANHAIPLPPSKWVKSLSVSHGFDAADNEIVARLETGDLLISSDLPLALEAIDKGAAVMTTRGEILDRNNIRARVQMRDFMETLRSSGEHTGGPKGYSDADRREFANALDRWLAKQRQ, encoded by the coding sequence ATGCCCACGCTATGGGTCGATGCCGACGCCTGCCCCAAGGTCGCGCGCGAGATCATCGTACGCGCCGCCGAGCGCACCACCACGCCGACCTGGTTCGTCGCCAATCATGCCATCCCCCTGCCGCCCTCGAAGTGGGTCAAGTCGCTGTCGGTGAGCCACGGCTTCGATGCCGCCGACAACGAAATCGTGGCGCGCCTCGAAACGGGCGATCTGCTGATCAGCTCCGACCTGCCACTGGCTCTCGAGGCCATCGACAAGGGTGCGGCGGTGATGACCACCCGCGGCGAGATCCTCGACAGGAACAATATTCGCGCCCGCGTCCAGATGAGGGATTTCATGGAAACGCTGCGCTCCAGCGGCGAGCACACCGGCGGCCCCAAGGGCTACAGCGATGCCGACCGGCGCGAGTTCGCCAATGCGCTGGACCGGTGGCTGGCCAAACAGCGGCAATAG
- a CDS encoding ABC transporter ATP-binding protein translates to MTFFGVFRYSRRALTLVWQTSRTLTLGLAICTLIAGVLPAVAAWIGQLIVDAVVEAMAHHRETGAALTVDNTWPVMRYVLAEAGVIAAIALAQRGLSAQQSLLRALLGQKVNVMILEKAGTLSLTQFEDSEFYDKLTRARREASTRPLGLVNKTFSLLQNAISLASFGVLLVQFSPWAILILVIGALPVFVSEAKFSGDAFRLFRWRSPQTRMQIYLETVLAREDSIKEVKLFGLEPLLLERYRKIFDTLYGEDRRLTIRRESWGFLLGLLGTLAFYGAYAWVVVETISGALTLGEMTMYLIVFKQGQAALSASLTSISGMYEDNLYLSNLYEYLEQPVAPEGGTLTQGASPGDGIRFEQVGFTYPGAERPALRDISLHVAPGQSLALVGANGSGKTTLIKLLTRLYEPSSGRILLDGSDLHEWDVATLRRRIGVIFQDFVRYQLKVGENLGAGDVEAFADEARWQEAAERGLADEFIRNMPGGYHTQLGRWFKGGQELSGGQWQKIALARAHMRESADILVLDEPTAAMDAAAEAAVYADFREHRRDKMTILISHRFSTVRAADRILVIDGGEVIERGDHDSLMAQNGHYARLFRLQAEGYR, encoded by the coding sequence ATGACCTTCTTCGGCGTCTTCCGCTATAGCCGTCGCGCGCTGACGCTGGTGTGGCAGACTTCCCGCACGCTCACCCTGGGACTGGCGATCTGCACGCTGATTGCCGGTGTACTGCCTGCCGTCGCCGCCTGGATCGGCCAGTTGATCGTCGATGCCGTGGTCGAGGCCATGGCCCATCACCGCGAGACCGGCGCCGCCTTGACCGTCGATAACACCTGGCCGGTGATGCGCTACGTGCTGGCGGAGGCCGGTGTGATTGCCGCCATCGCCCTGGCCCAGCGCGGGCTTTCGGCGCAGCAGTCGCTGTTGAGGGCGCTGCTGGGGCAGAAGGTCAACGTCATGATCCTGGAGAAGGCCGGCACGCTCTCGCTTACCCAGTTCGAGGATAGCGAGTTCTACGACAAGCTCACCCGGGCCAGGCGCGAAGCATCGACTCGCCCGCTGGGGCTGGTCAACAAGACCTTCTCCCTGCTGCAGAACGCTATCTCGCTGGCCAGCTTCGGCGTGCTGCTGGTGCAGTTCTCGCCCTGGGCAATCCTGATCCTGGTGATCGGCGCGCTGCCGGTGTTCGTCTCCGAGGCCAAGTTCTCCGGTGACGCCTTCCGCCTGTTCCGCTGGCGTTCGCCCCAGACCCGCATGCAGATCTACCTGGAAACCGTGCTGGCACGAGAGGACAGCATCAAGGAGGTCAAGCTGTTCGGGCTGGAACCGCTGCTGCTCGAGCGCTACCGCAAGATCTTCGACACTCTCTACGGCGAAGACCGACGCCTGACCATTCGCCGCGAGAGCTGGGGCTTCCTGCTCGGTCTGCTGGGTACGCTGGCCTTCTACGGCGCCTATGCCTGGGTAGTGGTGGAGACGATCTCGGGCGCGTTGACCCTGGGCGAGATGACCATGTACCTGATTGTCTTCAAGCAGGGCCAGGCGGCGCTCTCCGCCAGCCTCACCTCGATCAGCGGCATGTACGAGGACAACCTCTACCTGTCGAACCTCTACGAGTACCTTGAGCAGCCGGTGGCCCCAGAAGGCGGTACCCTCACCCAAGGTGCAAGCCCCGGCGACGGCATTCGCTTCGAGCAGGTCGGCTTCACCTACCCCGGTGCCGAGCGGCCAGCCCTACGCGACATTTCCCTGCATGTTGCGCCAGGGCAGAGCCTGGCCCTGGTGGGTGCCAACGGCTCCGGCAAGACCACGTTGATCAAGCTGCTCACCCGCCTCTACGAACCCAGCAGCGGCCGTATCCTGCTCGACGGCAGCGACCTGCATGAGTGGGACGTGGCCACCCTGCGCCGGCGCATCGGCGTGATCTTCCAGGACTTCGTGCGCTATCAGCTCAAGGTCGGCGAGAACCTCGGCGCCGGCGACGTCGAAGCCTTTGCCGACGAAGCCCGCTGGCAGGAGGCCGCCGAGCGCGGGTTGGCCGACGAATTCATTCGCAACATGCCCGGCGGCTACCATACCCAGCTGGGGCGCTGGTTCAAGGGCGGCCAGGAACTCTCCGGCGGCCAGTGGCAGAAGATCGCCCTGGCCCGGGCCCACATGCGCGAGAGCGCCGATATCCTGGTACTCGATGAGCCCACCGCGGCGATGGACGCCGCCGCCGAAGCAGCGGTCTATGCCGACTTCCGCGAGCATCGCCGGGACAAGATGACCATCCTCATCTCGCACCGCTTCTCCACGGTGCGCGCCGCCGACCGGATACTCGTCATCGACGGCGGCGAAGTAATCGAACGCGGCGACCACGACAGCCTGATGGCGCAGAACGGCCACTATGCCAGGCTATTCCGGCTGCAGGCCGAGGGCTATCGCTAG
- a CDS encoding LacI family DNA-binding transcriptional regulator, with protein sequence MPTIKDVALAAGCSTATVSRALANPEKVSEATRQRVAHAIAEVGYVPNVAARNLRRAESRTIVTLLPDISNPFFSEIINGMEEVAHQAGYQVLIGDCERDPARAEAYFNLLPTNQADGIILLTSDIPRALVRHADARADAPLVMACEFFSDVDLPTVAIDNYQATAHAIDYLVSLGHARIASVSGPVGNPICRERTRGYHDTLAARGLSSSARVVEGDFGFRSGYQQGMTLLDCTEPRPSAIFCHSDEMAIGVLKAARQLGIRVPEALSVVGFDNIGFSEYCEPELTTVSQPRHEIGQQAMRMLLSLLAGEAVVRRQILSTQLIVRKSTGRPAA encoded by the coding sequence ATGCCTACCATCAAGGACGTCGCTTTGGCGGCAGGCTGCTCCACGGCCACCGTATCGCGGGCACTGGCCAACCCGGAAAAGGTATCCGAGGCCACCCGGCAGCGTGTGGCGCATGCCATCGCCGAAGTGGGTTACGTTCCCAACGTGGCGGCACGCAACCTGCGCCGCGCCGAGTCGCGAACGATCGTCACGCTGTTGCCCGACATCTCTAATCCCTTCTTCTCCGAGATCATCAACGGCATGGAGGAGGTGGCTCACCAAGCCGGCTACCAAGTGCTGATCGGCGACTGCGAGCGCGACCCGGCCAGGGCCGAGGCCTACTTCAATCTGCTGCCGACCAACCAGGCCGACGGCATCATCCTGCTGACGTCCGACATTCCCCGTGCGCTGGTCCGCCACGCCGACGCCCGCGCAGATGCGCCGCTGGTCATGGCCTGCGAATTCTTCTCCGACGTCGACCTGCCAACCGTCGCCATCGACAACTATCAGGCCACGGCGCATGCCATCGACTACCTGGTCTCGCTGGGTCATGCGCGCATCGCCTCGGTCTCAGGCCCTGTCGGCAACCCCATCTGCCGCGAGCGCACCCGCGGGTACCACGACACGCTGGCCGCCCGGGGGCTGTCGAGCTCGGCACGCGTGGTGGAAGGCGACTTCGGCTTTCGTTCGGGCTACCAGCAGGGGATGACGCTGCTCGATTGCACTGAGCCGCGGCCCAGTGCGATCTTCTGTCATAGCGACGAGATGGCCATCGGCGTGCTCAAGGCAGCCCGTCAGCTCGGCATTCGCGTACCCGAGGCGCTCTCGGTAGTGGGTTTCGACAACATCGGCTTCAGCGAGTACTGCGAGCCGGAGCTGACGACCGTCAGCCAGCCCCGTCACGAGATCGGCCAACAGGCGATGCGCATGTTGCTGAGCCTGCTGGCGGGGGAGGCCGTGGTGCGACGACAGATCCTGAGCACGCAGCTCATCGTGCGCAAGAGTACCGGTCGCCCGGCGGCTTGA
- a CDS encoding peptidoglycan DD-metalloendopeptidase family protein, producing MLRILHSLPRTHKLLLLPVATMVTVLGAQKIVTFVENTQRQGQVPETVLYPLSPEAQPGLPALNSERYSVADAIEIATQAIDATRDYIPLSQLQPSEIVDLSGVTAAQAGRATSPAPAAAELDAATATATASLSATTGDTSGIELATELDSGALHMATVIGTLASGMLDDMNTDDEALAADATSYEDYPDDELALFEDGPLNFNQEVVAAEPFVPEWRTYTVQQGDTFAVLAQNELGLGYSEAMHLLDSIPDKRLLTHWRVGNTFEYQLDEQERLLSMRIMKNSREGFMLERDEDGFDVATIERAGEATQRLFAGSVSGSFARSAQATGLSSTEVAQVSRLLEKKLDFRRDTRRGDEFQVLIESDIIDGASFDSRVLAIQYQGARMDLTLVRNSDDNNFYTPDGQSLNPAFSRYPFEGSYRMSSSFNPRRTHPVTGRVSPHRGTDWAMPIGTPVTAPAEGRVEKVGNHPMAGRYIVVRHDNGYRTRYLHLSRVTVNRGERVSMGERIALSGNTGRSTGPHLHYEVIVNNNAVDAMQVDLPESQSLDGERLMAFQREAEPLLVALRSGQAGPVVASTDAENDDD from the coding sequence ATGTTGCGAATCCTCCATTCGCTGCCCCGCACGCATAAGTTGCTGCTGTTACCCGTCGCCACCATGGTGACTGTGCTGGGCGCACAAAAGATCGTTACCTTTGTCGAGAACACCCAGCGACAGGGACAAGTACCCGAGACCGTACTCTATCCCCTGTCGCCGGAGGCACAACCCGGCCTCCCCGCCCTCAACAGTGAACGCTACTCTGTCGCCGATGCCATCGAAATCGCCACCCAGGCCATCGACGCCACCCGAGACTACATTCCGCTCTCTCAGTTGCAGCCCAGCGAGATCGTCGACCTTTCCGGGGTCACCGCAGCCCAGGCAGGGCGAGCGACTTCACCCGCTCCCGCCGCTGCCGAGCTCGATGCCGCTACCGCTACCGCTACCGCAAGCCTTTCCGCCACGACCGGCGACACCAGCGGCATCGAACTGGCAACGGAGCTGGATTCAGGTGCGCTGCATATGGCCACGGTGATCGGTACTCTGGCCAGCGGCATGCTCGACGACATGAATACCGATGACGAGGCGCTTGCCGCCGATGCGACCTCCTACGAGGACTATCCGGACGATGAGTTGGCACTGTTCGAGGATGGCCCGCTCAACTTCAACCAAGAGGTTGTCGCCGCCGAACCCTTCGTGCCGGAGTGGCGCACCTATACCGTGCAGCAGGGCGACACCTTCGCCGTGCTGGCCCAGAACGAACTCGGCCTCGGCTACAGCGAGGCGATGCACCTGCTCGACAGCATTCCCGACAAGCGCCTGCTGACACACTGGCGGGTCGGCAACACTTTCGAGTATCAGCTCGACGAGCAGGAACGCCTGCTGTCCATGCGGATCATGAAGAACTCGCGCGAAGGCTTCATGCTCGAGCGTGACGAGGATGGCTTCGACGTGGCGACCATCGAACGCGCCGGCGAAGCCACCCAGCGCCTGTTCGCCGGCAGCGTCAGCGGCAGCTTTGCCCGCTCGGCCCAGGCCACCGGCCTCTCCAGTACCGAAGTGGCACAGGTGTCACGTCTGCTGGAGAAGAAGCTCGACTTCCGCCGCGACACCCGCCGCGGCGACGAATTCCAGGTACTTATCGAGTCCGACATCATCGACGGCGCCAGCTTCGACTCGCGCGTACTGGCCATACAGTATCAGGGTGCCCGCATGGACCTGACACTGGTACGCAACAGCGACGACAACAACTTCTATACCCCGGACGGCCAGAGCCTCAATCCCGCCTTCAGCCGCTACCCGTTCGAAGGCAGCTATCGCATGAGCTCCAGCTTCAATCCGCGCCGCACCCATCCGGTGACGGGACGCGTCAGCCCGCACCGTGGCACCGACTGGGCGATGCCCATCGGTACGCCCGTTACGGCCCCGGCCGAGGGCCGTGTCGAGAAGGTCGGTAATCACCCTATGGCGGGGCGCTACATCGTGGTTCGCCACGACAACGGCTATCGCACGCGCTACCTGCACCTTTCGCGCGTGACGGTCAATCGCGGCGAGCGTGTCTCGATGGGTGAACGCATTGCGCTGTCGGGCAATACCGGCCGCAGCACCGGCCCTCACCTGCACTATGAAGTCATCGTCAACAACAACGCGGTCGATGCCATGCAGGTCGATCTGCCGGAGAGCCAGAGCCTCGACGGCGAACGTCTGATGGCCTTCCAGCGCGAGGCTGAACCTCTGCTCGTCGCACTGCGTTCCGGCCAGGCCGGCCCCGTGGTGGCCTCGACCGACGCCGAAAACGACGACGACTGA
- a CDS encoding DUF1127 domain-containing protein has protein sequence MAVLRTTRRLLRAVRTHYANRRRDASLRDCDPRMLKDIGLRWERGKLMPIHSEYPASAEPQAGDGAGSKRSEAESMREVCPRCGARLA, from the coding sequence ATGGCAGTATTACGCACCACCCGTCGCCTGCTTCGCGCCGTGCGCACCCACTATGCCAACCGTCGTCGTGACGCATCGCTGCGCGACTGCGACCCACGCATGCTCAAGGACATCGGCCTGCGCTGGGAACGCGGCAAGCTGATGCCGATCCATTCGGAGTATCCCGCTTCCGCCGAGCCGCAGGCAGGCGATGGTGCCGGCAGCAAGCGCAGCGAAGCCGAAAGCATGCGTGAGGTCTGTCCCCGCTGCGGGGCGCGCCTGGCTTAG
- a CDS encoding pirin family protein: protein MVASPNIRRIEGLIQSHPSQDGDGVHIQRIHRFDGELDPFLMLDELGSDRPDDYIGGFPSHPHRGIQTLTYIIHGGITHEDHLGHSSTIQAGDAQWMHTGRGIVHAEMPLTDSQGLHGFQLWLNLAAREKLSEARYRDVRSGEMPRLKTDKGELIALGGSWTTQTGESVAGPLDSLAGDGAVAHARLEAGGEMALATSSETLAVFVFDGALQVAGEKVTAGQLARLGEGDTLALSSREGAQCLLLAGTPHGEPIVHYGPFVMNHLHEIDQALHDYRNGSFTD from the coding sequence ATGGTCGCTAGCCCCAACATTCGTCGCATCGAAGGCCTGATCCAGAGTCACCCCAGCCAGGATGGCGACGGCGTGCACATCCAACGCATCCATCGCTTCGACGGCGAACTCGACCCCTTCCTGATGCTCGACGAACTCGGCTCCGATCGGCCCGACGACTACATTGGCGGCTTCCCTTCGCATCCGCACCGCGGCATTCAGACGCTCACCTATATCATCCATGGCGGCATCACCCACGAAGACCACCTGGGACACAGCAGCACCATCCAGGCCGGTGACGCCCAGTGGATGCATACCGGCCGCGGAATCGTTCACGCCGAAATGCCACTGACCGATAGCCAGGGCCTGCATGGTTTCCAGCTGTGGCTCAACCTGGCGGCACGGGAAAAACTGAGCGAAGCACGATACCGCGATGTGCGCAGCGGCGAAATGCCGCGCCTGAAGACAGACAAGGGGGAACTGATTGCGCTCGGTGGCAGCTGGACGACGCAGACCGGAGAGAGCGTCGCGGGCCCGCTGGACTCCCTCGCCGGCGACGGCGCCGTGGCCCATGCGCGGCTCGAGGCCGGCGGTGAGATGGCGCTCGCGACAAGCAGTGAAACGCTGGCGGTGTTTGTCTTCGACGGTGCCCTGCAGGTCGCCGGAGAGAAGGTTACAGCCGGCCAGTTGGCACGTCTCGGCGAGGGCGATACGCTGGCCCTCTCCAGCCGCGAGGGTGCGCAGTGCCTGTTACTCGCCGGCACGCCGCATGGTGAACCGATCGTCCACTATGGCCCTTTCGTGATGAATCACCTTCACGAGATCGATCAGGCGCTGCACGACTATCGCAATGGCAGCTTCACCGACTGA
- a CDS encoding glutathione S-transferase family protein, whose translation MGLLIDGKWHDQWYDTKKHGGEFVRESSKLHDWVTRDGGPGPDGQRAVPAEAGRFHLYVSLACPWAHRTLIMRKLKGLENVIGVSHVSPLMLDQGWTYHEDEGASGDPVNGVEYHRELYTLTDRHYTGRVTVPVLWDKQEGRIVNNESAELVRILNDAFDEVTGNRSDFYPADLRETINAVNEDVYEHINNGVYKSGFATEQAVYDKHVKALFEALDRVEARLAENRYLAGEWLTEADVRLFSTLVRFDAVYYGHFKCNFRRIEDYPNLSNYLRELYQWPGVAETVNLEHIKRHYYYSHDAINPTRIVPGGPLLDFERSHDRERLPGQGIREKK comes from the coding sequence ATGGGCCTGTTGATCGACGGCAAATGGCACGACCAGTGGTACGACACCAAGAAGCATGGCGGCGAGTTCGTACGCGAATCTTCCAAGCTGCACGACTGGGTGACGCGTGACGGTGGCCCGGGGCCCGACGGACAACGCGCCGTGCCGGCGGAAGCGGGGCGTTTCCACCTCTATGTGTCGCTGGCCTGCCCCTGGGCGCACCGTACCCTGATCATGCGCAAGCTGAAGGGCCTCGAGAATGTCATCGGTGTCTCCCACGTCAGCCCGCTGATGCTCGATCAGGGCTGGACCTACCACGAGGACGAAGGTGCCAGCGGCGATCCGGTCAACGGCGTCGAGTACCACCGCGAACTCTATACCCTGACCGATCGACACTACACCGGACGCGTCACGGTGCCGGTATTGTGGGACAAGCAGGAAGGGCGCATCGTCAATAACGAATCGGCCGAGCTGGTACGCATCCTCAACGACGCCTTCGACGAGGTGACAGGAAACCGGTCCGACTTCTACCCTGCGGACCTGCGCGAGACCATCAATGCGGTCAACGAGGACGTCTACGAGCACATCAACAACGGCGTCTATAAGTCGGGCTTCGCCACCGAGCAGGCGGTCTACGACAAGCACGTCAAGGCGCTGTTCGAGGCGCTGGACCGGGTCGAGGCGCGCCTGGCCGAGAACCGCTACCTGGCCGGCGAGTGGCTGACCGAAGCCGATGTGCGGCTGTTTTCCACCCTGGTGCGCTTCGATGCCGTCTACTACGGCCACTTCAAATGCAACTTCAGGCGCATCGAGGACTACCCCAACCTATCTAACTACCTGCGCGAGCTGTACCAGTGGCCGGGCGTGGCCGAGACGGTGAACCTCGAGCACATCAAGCGTCACTACTATTACAGCCATGACGCCATCAACCCCACGCGCATCGTGCCTGGAGGGCCGCTGCTGGACTTCGAGCGCTCTCACGACCGCGAGCGACTGCCGGGGCAGGGGATTCGCGAGAAAAAATGA